The following proteins are encoded in a genomic region of Ornithodoros turicata isolate Travis chromosome 6, ASM3712646v1, whole genome shotgun sequence:
- the LOC135397055 gene encoding sushi, von Willebrand factor type A, EGF and pentraxin domain-containing protein 1-like: MMNSALLVWSVLLVLQWDAALCATIPACPDVPEVGNATYVELERDNLPLYMRVRYICDEGYYLEGSHEIECVDAEQGHKWHPEPPACHDFQDCEDIGNIPNGYVDGDDCCKPGDKLRFTCKDDVTHQFVGASELTCLNNGSWDHPEPMCISRSCGPPKIPLHGDVDYYKDGAFYYDDWYEPGVEARFICDEEYDLVGQRSITCQNHEWSAPTPRCKPKAVKVCEDLVVPNSVVTAVNGDQKEAVEGDGEYFLPDDKVFVYCNHGYRINGTDYLVCNNDGTWSDTIPSCVEYNCTLVDLGPHIIVEEFANSNVTEFPVGSRIYLKCEEGYMLEGASSLVCAGGGWSRKPKCLRIHCGRPSAPEFGWMSIDTSFIGDVASFGCLPGYKLIGDENRFCLANGAWSGSVARCVSEVLSHMSTWRKPLGRVAHRGCENPGIPDNCVKTGSSYESGANVNFFCNPGYSLRGEESISCDNRGFWSHPLPTCIGKFYYDMPLQAKERLMKPLTVIKSMSDALNAPVEENRARALNLNVSGVRHVVYFVIDASSSMGEIDFRKGVALARAIIMKINVTERGHRVGVITFSNNATRVVRPHADHSMDLVLERLRNVTYIGGGTALTKALEAVRTDYDGIRSRGASDPTKLRLSIFLISDGKANLGGSPKQIITLLRKGIYNAEVYGIGVTTSPDRKALKELVSTPIKDHLFILRDYDSIKWLAEILTNGTIDYSVCGSTQRHNIDTGKEDKAEARIAGGENVETAWPWMVEVKNSGGLCGGSIISRTWILTAAHCVCKGEPNETLRTEDIQIRLGLTDTRNTSLAKDILIKRIIPHEAYNATTLENDIALLELQSNMTYNAYIRPICLPPEKLRNNSDFYRANKHAFVIGWGTLDTVGKLQQVKVSIHDDANCTRAHNKHPFTDGMMCAGGYGEGDSCKGDSGGPLMQGVARDEYIWTQVGIVSWGHGNTCDKRGKPGVYTKVSKYRRWIDQYVSDAQESP; the protein is encoded by the exons TGTGCGCCACCATCCCAGCCTGTCCAGATGTTCCCGAAGTAGGGAATGCGACGTACGTGGAACTAGAAAGAGACAATCTGCCACTGTACATGCGTGTGCGGTATATCTGCGACGAAGGTTACTACTTAGAAGGCTCACATGAAATCGAGTGCGTAGATGCTGAACAGGGTCACAAGTGGCATCCAGAGCCTCCAGCATGCCATG ATTTCCAAGACTGTGAGGATATCGGGAACATCCCAAATGGTTACGTGGACGGAGATGACTGCTGCAAGCCGGGCGACAAACTGAGATTCACGTGCAAagatgacgtcacacaccagttTGTCGGCGCAAGCGAACTGACTTGCTTGAACAATGGTTCCTGGGATCATCCTGAGCCAATGTGCATCA GTCGCAGCTGCGGGCCTCCCAAAATTCCACTGCACGGTGACGTAGATTATTACAAGGATGGTGCCTTCTACTACGATGACTGGTACGAGCCTGGCGTTGAAGCACGCTTCATCTGCGATGAAGAGTATGATCTCGTCGGGCAACGGAGTATAACTTGCCAGAACCATGAATGGTCAGCTCCGACGCCGCGTTGCAAAC ccaagGCAGTGAAAGTGTGCGAAGACCTGGTCGTGCCAAACTCTGTGGTGACAGCAGTCAATGGTGATCAAAAGGAAGCAGTCGAAGGGGACGGAGAGTATTTCTTGCCAGATGACAAAGTGTTTGTGTATTGCAATCATGGTTATCGAATTAACGGGACAGACTACCTGGTATGCAACAACGATGGTACTTGGAGTGACACCATACCTTCGTGTGTTG AGTACAACTGTACCCTGGTGGACTTAGGCCCGCATATCATCGTGGAAGAGTTTGCGAACAGCAACGTCACAGAATTCCCCGTCGGCAGCCGAATCTACCTGAAGTGCGAAGAGGGTTACATGCTCGAGGGTGCATCCAGTTTGGTCTGCGCAGGAGGAGGATGGTCTAGGAAGCCCAAGTGCCTGA GGATCCACTGTGGCCGCCCATCTGCACCAGAGTTCGGTTGGATGAGCATCGACACCTCGTTCATAGGAGACGTAGCTTCATTCGGCTGCCTACCAGGGTATAAGCTGATAGGTGACGAGAACCGCTTTTGCCTCGCCAACGGCGCATGGAGTGGATCTGTGGCACGTTGTGTCTCGGAAG TTTTATCCCACATGTCTACATGGCGAAAACCACTGGGGCGAGTGGCTCATCGCGGTTGCGAGAATCCTGGTATACCAGACAACTGCGTGAAGACTGGAAGCTCTTACGAATCTGGAGCCAATGTGAACTTCTTCTGCAACCCGGGTTATAGCCTTCGAGGAGAGGAATCCATCTCTTGCGACAACCGAGGGTTCTGGTCGCATCCTCTACCAACTTGCATAG GGAAGTTCTACTATGACATGCCATTGCAGGCGAAGGAAAGGCTGATGAAGCCACTGACAGTCATTAAAAGTATGTCGGATGCCTTGAATGCTCCAGTTGAAGAGAACAGGGCAAGGGCGCTGAACCTGAACGTATCAGGCGTTCGCCATGTGGTCTATTTCGTTATCGACGCTTCCTCCAGCATGGGCGAAATCGACTTCAGGAAAGGCGTTGCCTTGGCAAGAGCCATAATTATGAAG ATCAATGTTACAGAGCGGGGCCATCGCGTTGGCGTAATAACGTTCAGCAACAACGCCACGCGCGTCGTCAGGCCCCATGCAGACCACTCAATGGATCTCGTCCTTGAACGGCTTCGTAACGTAACGTATATCG GAGGAGGGACCGCTTTGACGAAAGCGTTGGAAGCAGTCCGGACAGATTATGATGGCATCAGGAGTCGTGGCGCATCGGATCCAACGAAATTGAGACTGAGCATCTTCCTGATAAGCGACG GAAAGGCCAACTTGGGAGGCAGCCCCAAGCAAATTATCACGCTACTGAGGAAAGGTATATACAATGCAGAAGTATACGGCATAGGAGTGACCACCAGTCCGGACCGAAAAGCTCTAAAGGAATTAGTGTCCACTCCCATAAAGGACCATCTGTTCATCCTCCGGGACTACGACAGCATTAAGTGGCTAGCAGAGATTCTCACCAACGGAACCATCG ATTATTCGGTGTGTGGCAGTACCCAGAGGCACAATATTGACACCGGCAAGGAAGATAAAGCCGAAGCGAGAATCGCAGGTGGTGAAAATGTCGAGACAGCCTGGCCTTGGATGGTGGAGGTCAAGAATTCAGGT GGTCTGTGCGGCGGCTCCATCATTTCACGAACATGGATCTTAACCGCTGCGCACTGCGTTTGCAAAGGAGAACCGAACGAGACTCTCAGAACAGAGGACATTCAGATTCGACTAG GATTGACGGACACAAGAAACACATCGTTGGCAAAAGATATTCTGATAAAAAGAATAATACCACACGAAGCTTACAACGCAACTACACTCGAGAACGACATCGCCCTACTTGAACTGCAGAGCAACATGACTTATAATGCGTACATTCGACCCATTTGCCTCCCACCTG AGAAACTTCGGAACAACAGTGATTTCTACCGTGCGAATAAGCATGCATTTGTTATTGGCTGGGGAACATTGGACACTGTGGGAAAATTACAGCAAGTGAAGGTCAGCATCCACGACGACGCGAATTGTACCCGTGCACATAACAAGCACCCATTTACGGACGGCATGATGTGCGCTGGTGGCTATGGAGAAG GTGATTCCTGCAAGGGTGACAGTGGTGGACCACTGATGCAAGGTGTCGCCAGAGACGAATATATCTGGACCCAAGTGGGGATTGTGAGCTGGGGCCACGGTAATACATGCGACAAAAGAGGCAAACCCGGCGTCTACACCAAAGTGTCGAAATACAGGCGATGGATAGATCAATACGTGTCAGACGCACAAGAAAGTCCATAA